The DNA region TAAGCATGATTGTCCACGATTACAATTAAGTATGCATTTGCATGTGTATCTTTAAAAAGACTaagataatttcaaatttaaaaagtatagTTTCACCTTGAGCTCTTGTTCCATGAGCGACTCTTCATACCGTAACATTGGCCTCCCCACCACACAAGGGAATACAGAAGTAGGAAAATTCTCACCCGCAAATCCACACTTGACATACTGcattaagtaatttaaatattgtttCAAAAGAGGACGGTACCAAAGCAATAGTTTCAAAAAGGGAtgaaaccaaagcaaaggaaaagaGTAACCAAAAATGGATTTAATATGCAGTTGAGTTATTACATCAGATAGAAATTGAATATCTGTTCCATTTtctaccaaaaataaataaaaacgaCAAGAAGGTATAGGGTAGAGAAGCaggaaaagaaacaagagaacaTGAACAATTCTATTCTCCATCCATTCAGCTGATAccatgaaaaatagaaaatggttACTCTCTATTATTTTGTAAGAAATGGCTACTTTCCATAATTTTTAGAGGAAATTTAAACCATTGTTTGGTCACTTGATCACAATATCCTTAAACTCATTTCTTTCCAACCAGACAAGTGAAATGGTCTTCCTTCCATTCTATTACTTTCTTCGCTCCAACAGTACCAAACCAATTGCTACAAAAATAACCGTCAAATTCAATATAAGAAGAAagaacaatttaaattttacattgaatttTAATCGGACTATTACTGACAACATCTAACGATCTCTGCAACATTGCcgaatacaaaatttaatatttgagcAGATCTAAACAGTATGaatcacaaataataaaaaaagaaaactggaGCAtctaattagaattaaaaaagctaatttcaTTGAAAAACTCTTATCGTTGATTGAATTACGATACAAAACATGTGAGACAGAAGATTAAAGAAAGTAAACgaaaaaaagggaagaaagagGTACCCCAGTGCCATTGTCGCAAACGACGATGTTCCTGTTGTCCATGGTTATGAAGGCGGTGCTGCTGGTGATCTATACGAGGAGAGGAAGGGAGTGTGTTACGGAACTGCTTTCTTCATCTAATGGCTTTTCTTCGACGGGAGGTGTGTCGGGATGTGTCAAAATGCAGGAAAGAATTCATTATAGTATGCTACGCCTATACGACGCAGTTCCATGTGTAAAATCTAGGGACGACGGATGGTGAGGTTTTTTAGAGCAATTGACAGGTCCATAATTTTTACAAAACTCTGTTCACGCcctatgttttaaaatattgattcaaCAAAACTACTTGTAAGTTGTAATAATGAATAGGCAGAAGTTCCACTACTCAAAGGGCGACGAGAAGAGATTCACTTGATGCTTTAACTTATTACATGTATCCAATTTTCTCTCGTATCTACATGAAAAAACTATTATCTATTACTAAATCAGATTATATAACTATCCTACTTTTATGTAATcagaatattaattataaaatattgtacaAAGATAAAAGCTCTAAATTCTTGTTGTctgaatagataaaatttttttataaactctcATAACAACTATCGATTCTTTGTTGTAATTCTATGTAGagatataaattttcaaacaacaaattaaatcaTGTTAAAAACTTTCATGTGTTTACCACTTATTCCCACTATTTccatttatcattatatatagtGAATATATAATTACTTCATTAAGTGTATGTTTggttcaagtaattttttattataaaaaataaagattgttACTTTGATTTTTTGTGTTTGTGGTTGTGTCTTCGTTCGAGAGGTGGGAGAGAGGATTTATAGATAAGAGGTTAGCTAGAGAAAGAAGGAGAAAGAATAAAACTTATgggaaaaaaatgtaattttttaaactttttaatgaaaagaaattaatagtttttaaagtaaaaaaaagtaaaattttaacttttttaatattattagttaaatttttttttacctttatacTTGTGAACaagttttaatagaaattgcatgatatatgaatatttgagttttaaaattttagggaacAGGTTTAAAAGTAGATTAACCTTGGGTGGccaaaaagtcttttggccttccaAATATAGCCACCGGCTCTCCATGCGACAGTGAGACGAGAAGAAATTTTAGCTTTGGAAGCACCCTTCTACTGATAATAGTGAGCCTTTGATCTCATTTCTTTACTTCACACAATCTCGTTATTTTGATCAAACAAGTATGATGATTGATACATTCacatattactttttaaattgttgGCTCCTAAACGAGTTGGAGAAGCACCAGTAGCCGCTGCCAAGAAGAAAtctgtaatttattttttccactCTCCgtgttttgtttgtgtttggttttggttttgataGTTTTgctgttatttttgtttaaaggaGAAGTTGTCGAACCCGTTGTTCGAGAAGAGAAAAAAGCAGTTTGGAATCGGAGGTGCATTGCCACCTAAGAGGGACTTGACTCGGTTCGTGAGGTGGCCTAAACAGGTTGATATTCAGAGGAAGAAGAGAATTTTGACCAGTTCACCAAGACTCTCGACAAGAACATTGGCATCATCACTAATTAACTCAAAGGCAGTATTTACTAAGATGGTATCTACTTTATTGTGTAAATAGAGTTCAAGTGAGATGTcgattttgtattaattttcttttctgaaaCTTTATCTACAGCATCAAACCCTTTCAAGATACTTCTCAAGTACTGGCCCGAGGACAAAGCAGCAAAGAAGGGAGGCTGTTGAAAAAAGCACAGGCAGAGGCTGAAGGAAAACCTGTCGAGGCTAAGAAGCCTGTTGTTGTGAAATATGGGCTCAACCATGTCACATACCTTATTGAGCAGgtaaaattcatttttgtctAATCTGGGCTCAATTGCACTTCCAACTCTTAATCTGTCACCTACTctaatttttctattgaatatCTGTAGTAGAACAAGGCACAGTTGGTGGTTATTGCTTATGATATGGACCCAATAGAAATGGTTGTCTGGCTACCAGCTTTCTGCAGGAAGATGGAGATCCCATACTGCGTTGTTAAGGGAAAAGCACGATTGGGAGCAGtgcttattatatatttatattttgtcttCTAAGCATGTCAAAGCGAAAAATAGAACTGGGAACTAAATTACTGTCATGTTTATGATAGATTGTTCACAAGGAAACTGCATCAGTCCTCTGCTTGACCACAGTCTAGAATGAAGATAAACTGGAGTTCAGCAGAATTTTAGAGGCTACTAAGTTAAGGTATAGCTAAATCAGTCATAGACATTTTTGGAGGATTTAGTCTCATTAGAGGATTTGTTTATAATGTTGCAGGCAAATCTCAATGACAAGTATGATGAGTACAGGAAGAACCGAAGAAGTGGGGTGGTGGGGTTATGGGTTCTAAATCTAAAGCCAAGACCAAGGCTATAGAAAAGGTCCTTGCCAAGGAAGCTGCCCAGAGAATGAATTAAGAGTTGAGTATTTGAGGCAATTGACCTCAACATTTTTGGTTATTCCAAGGTTTGACTTTgagttttccttttcttttaggccaaaggactcaTTTTCatccaaacattttttttttttcaaagtttttcctgtttatctttgaaaattttaaacactaCCTTTatagatggttaaaattaatagtttgagggacaaaatcatcattcatttataatattaaaaataaataaaaatttaatctcttttcccctctcttaaattttaaaaactaaaaatttccccttaagccaagtttgaaaaaatgacatttcaccCTTAGGATTTAGTTTCTAGATCTTCGACACCATATCCAACACCATCGCTGGCCACGAATATCTCCTGACACCTCCTCTCACTTCAATGGTGAAGCTTCTTTCATTTGAAAGTTTGGATGACGTCGATTGACTTAAGAAAACACTCTCAGTTTTATCAAggaagacaaagatgagataTCTTGCTTTTGTCGGGAAAGTCGATGTTTCAtcttttttgacaaaatatcGTCTTTCCGTTGGGTTTAGGACTGCCAGTTGAAGGGAGAGATGGCGAAGGAGCGATTGTCggaggaagagaaaagagatgtCGTTGGAGAAGCGTTAGAGATGTTGCTGGATAATGAATAAAACTttatgagagaaattattaatttttaaaacttgatctaaTAGGAGAGatagttattttttaagatttaagggggtagaaaaaaacaaaattttaaagggttagagtTTGCTTAACTTTAATCACTAATAGGTAgatgtttagggtttttaaagataaaaaaacaaaatttagaaaaacctGAATGATCAATTctccttttaatattttaatttgtaactGGTAATTACATCATCATCAAGgcacataaattatttaatgagtaatattatatgataaataatatatataattttgtatataaaaagtgacatattattacataattagataattaaaaataaaataatagttaattacataaatatataccattatttatatataaaagtaaacatattatttatacatataattttatttatatttaaccaCTCGAAATTAACCATCATTCATGATTTTTTCAAGGATAAAAGCTGtcatactttatttttttaattttaaaataaaattatattgagttTAATATTTCTTACTATGTATATGTTAGgattagattcgaatcaaattgaattcaagctcaacttgatttatatataactaataGGAGAGATAGTTATTTTTTCAAGGCAGATTAAATAGACTTGATGGGCAATGCAGGGTGTTTGATCGGAAATCTACATTCTTGTTACAGCAATTAGGTTCATACTTGGTGCAATTACCAACTTTTTGGCTGGTTGATGGTTGCTCAAAGTGTACTTATCCATTGGCAAATCAGCTTGTTATTTTCAAgttcttttctttctatttttttttatggatttaGTTGCATAGGGAGCCCATGGGCAAGATCAAAAATAATTCTTTGTCTAATGGAAATATTTCAGAACCTggtattttaatatgttttttacaTTGTATAATAAGGgagtaattaaattttaggatttttttttcctttttttttaccttataaagtaaatagttattttttgATCACTTATTTTAGAAAGCATTTTTGGTTCATTGACCTTATGATTTTTATAGCTTTTGACATTGGTGTATTGTGATTTACTTCCtcttttgtaaatgaattttcCTTCTATAATAGAACAACTATCTAttaacaaaactatatatatatatacacggtGTTTTTCACAAACCGAAATAGATTATAATCTAAATGTTTGATGCATTATTTATCTTACTTGTAAtatatagagtaatattatatatatttatctcgattatataactaaatatatatttatatatatcattatgtgattaatattattttattttaattcaaaatctcgAATCACAACccaaaattatacacatttaaaattttataattacattgAAATATGCTAAACTTCTATTGTGTAATTATATTCTAATTTATGGAAATATTTTACTTGTAATATTAGTTTGATGTATTCATAATTTGAAATCTGCAATCGTATTCTAGACACGGTTTCGGCTTATTCTTGAGTTAGAGGTGGTTGTGGGCTGAGCTGGCCTGGCCTGATGAAAGTACGAGACCCATGATCCAAccgttaattttttaaaaatattttaattaaaaaaaattttaaattattttctttttcaaatcgTCAACAGTAACGGATCATACCTTTATGGGTTCTTTGCTTAGGCTATGAGCCGAGTCTTTTTACATCAGGCTTCTGGCCAAGCCATGGGTTGGCCCAGCCCAATTAATGTCTCTGAACTTGAGTTGCTTAGCTAACTTCATCAAAGCCTGAAaatccctttttttcttttgttaatttgtttactTACCACCTGAATGGTCAATTctccttttaatattttaatttgtaactGGTAATTACATCATCATCAAGgcacataaattatttaatgagtagtattatatgataaataatatctataattttatatataaatagtgatatattattacataattagataattaaaaattaaaaataaaataatatttaattacataattatatactattatttatatataaaattaaacatattatttatacatataattttatttatatttaaccaCACGAAATTAACCATCATCTGCATTTGATTCATGATTTTTTCAAGGATAAAAGCTGtcatactttatttttttaattttaaaataaaattatattgagttTAATATTTCTTACTGTGTATATGTTAGAAttggattcgaatcaaattgaattcaagctCAGCTTGATTTACATATAGctaagctcaagtttgagctcaagcttgtcgagctcgaactcggtttaaattcaattcgactAGTTTGTCATTATTAAAAtgctattattttaatatatatcggtcaaaatgatatcgttttatatcaaaatttttaattaaaaaatttgatgagtaactcgaactcgagctcataTAAGACTGCCTAATTTTGGATTCATtcgaactaaatttgaatttaaactcaaataaattcagtttaaatctaACCTAATATATGTAATGTAAAAGTCTTCACTATCCATTCCTCACCAACCCAATTTtcgtattaaaataaataagagcaGACGAGTTTTCATTTGCAAGTGACGTAacttatacatatatttgaaaaataaaaaaaaaaattgcaattttttttatttcaagtaaaaatatgATACGCACAGTTGCTATATCAACGTTTCTTGGGTAAGCTctcttaaacaaattaaaaaaaaaatcactcactctctctctctctgtatcACAACAGAAACTCTGCAATTCATCAAACCCTAGCTATCGCTCTCTCGCACGCTCGCTCGGTATCTGCTTATTCTCGGTCTCAAATTTCCTGCGACTTTCGGTGATGGCTGACGGAAAGCTGAATCTTCCGGACGATTTCCTTTCCTCTAAGACGCTCGATCAACACCGCTCTGTCAAAggttctacttttttttttaattttaatttctcattatttaatctcatttctATTGAAAATAACATCTGAAGTTATATCTGATCGATCTGTTAATATAATTCTTTTCTTATTGTAAATTCTCAACTGTagatatcatttattttttccacGTTTCTTCTCGCAAATTACTTGTTTGAATTTCCTGCTTTCGTTTATCTAATCAGTcgtttattagttttaatcgTCTTAGGCCATTGTCAAATCTTATAATACTGTTATCTGTTTACTGAATTGATTGAGCGTAACCATAAGACAAGGTTTAATCAAGATCTATAACGGGAGTTTCAATTTCTTGTACGCGTCTCAATCTCAGATTATATCCTACTCTTAATTTTTTAACGTTTCAGGAACTCCTTTATAAGTGGTGTAAATGGAATATATTATGATTAcctattttgaaaattgattattttttattactgtgTTTATGTACATGATGATcatattttcttgtttcataGTCTATAggttttttcataatttgaacTAAGAAGCTTTCCTGGGCTAAATGATTTCTTCGGGCTGgatcttattatttttattcgtTTGAGGTGGTATTCTTTGAGGGGTATGGTTTCTTTTTTGGCATATGATTggaataacatttttttctttctgtgaCATTCCATAGGTCCCtggttcttttattttaatgttttcttcGCCTTTGAATGATATTTCATTcagtttcaaaaaagaaaaagaaaaaaaaacgcTTGGTTTTCCTGGCAAAGTAGTTGACGAATGTCTTATATGGTTTTTTTATGAGATTAGTTtctttatttagtttttaaagaatGATGCTACTTTCTATGTGTGATAATAATTTGGTTTTTACACTATGTTAGATGAAGCTTGGGGAGGAACGGGTGAGGAGAAGTCACTGATAGGGTTACTTGATGAGTCAAAAggtagttaattttttttgagttacggaagtgtttgataaaattatgctatatatatatatatttgttcaaATTCTCATTTGTCTTTGTTTCAGTTCTCTTGCTTTTACATGTCCACATAGTTTTGATggctatttattattataattattttggttgATATGACAGATCAAGTAACTTCAGAGAACAGCATTCCACTGTCCCCGCAGTGGCTTTATGCTAAACCAATTGATCCTAAGACATTGACTGCAGGAGGGGTAAGAAAGTTCTTCATCCTTTACTCTTAGATATGTGCCTcagaattttatattaatttatgtgtgGGGTTGACAGGACAACCTTGTAGATTTGTTATGTTAGAAGTTACTTGTTTGTAGGGTTACTGAACTGTGTTTGATGCTTTTATTGCTTTTATCATTTGTTTAACATAACTTTGACTGTTCACTGTTCTTCTGATATCCTGACCTGTGGATCTAAAACATTAAATCTAATATGACTCTTACTAAATGCTATGATCAGAATGAACTTCTTTCCTCCTTGTCAGAAGATGGAGTTGTTATAAACCAGGTTTTTACTTGTAATAGTgcttctgaattttttttttctaactatTGCGTCACTGTAAATTCCTGCAAGCTAAGTAAAAGTCATCTCCTTTCTTGTGTGTTCTTATTGCTTAATATGACATACATCAAGGTGCTTTTGGGATTATTGTGTGTTAGATATTTTTACTATTAGTTTCTTGATTTCAAGTTCATAAAACTCATCCTTTATGCCATGGTTTGGCAATTTGTACTTTCAAAATTGcttgtttttgtgtgtgtgtgtgtgtgtgtgcccCTTTCACCTGCCTGTGTTGTGTGAGCAGTGTCCCTGTGTGAGAGCCTCTGGATAATTTCAAGTTATGGAAATTGCCTCAAAATTTTTGGCATTTGTGTTTGCAGTTAGTTTTGATTATGTCATTAAAACTGGTTTTTCAGTGTAATCCTTCACAAAAAAATTTCTTGTAAAGGAGAGTTCTTAGCAAATTTTATCCTCTGCaagaatgaataataatatcattattgataataattcaGTGAGTTTTATCCAATGTGGGAACTTagaatcatttatttattgagaATAATTTAGGTTTTTGCTTTAAGTCAGTAGCAATTTATATTAGAGGTAAATAAATTTGACCCAAGTTTGCTGTGATGTTCATAGTGccattaaattttctttaaagcTTGTATGCTTTTACCCCCTTAACCCTGTGGTACCTAAATAATGTCAGGAAATGCGTGCACCAAATTCATTGCCTCAGGGAAACACGACTGATACTAATTTAAAAGACAGTTGGCGTTTGGATGGATCTCAAGAAAAGAAAGACTGGAGGAAGGCTGTGCCCGATATTGAAAATAGTTGTCGCTGGCGTGAAGAGGAGAGAGAAACAGGCATACTTGGTAGAAGAGATCGCAGAAAAGAAGATCGCCGTGCAGATGCTACCTTTTCTAGGGATATTTCTGAAACTAGAGCCTTGTCTTCTGCAGATCGTTGGCATGATCCTAGTAACCGTACTTCTGGGCATGAATCCCGGCGAGACACCAAGTGGTCTTCCAGGTGGGGTCCTGAAGATAAAGAGAAGGATTCTCGGTTTGAAAAGAGGACAGAAGCTGAGAAGGAAGATACTCAGATTGAAAGACAATCTTTTGTCAGTGGCAATCGCACAACTTCCGAGCGTGATAATGATTCCCGTGATAAGTGGAGGCCCCGCCATCGCATGGAAGTTCATGCGGGTGGGCCAGCTGCATACCGCTCTGCACCAGGATTTGGGTTGGAGAGGGGGCGGGTAGAAAGCTCAAATGTGCGATTTGCACCTGGACGTGGTAGGTCTACTATCAATGGAAGTCTACAAATAGGCAGGCCCCTCTCTGTATCTGTTATTGGCTCTGTTACTGTAGATAAATTATCCGGCCCCTCAGCTGTATATTGTTATCCTAGAGCAAAGCTTCTTGACATTTATCGTAAACAAAAAACTCTTCCGAATTTTGATTCCTTACCTGATGAGATGGACAATGTATCACCAATTACACAATTTGCCTCCATTGAACCCTTGGCTTTTGTTGCCCCTGATGCAGAGGAAGAGGTATATGAATTTCCCTcctttttaacataaaattattttagttactTTAGATGCTTCAAACTGGATTATTGTTGTTTACAGGCTACTCTTGGGGATATATGGAAAGGAAGAATTAGAAGCAGTGAAGTATTACAGAACTCTAATAGGGTCAAAAATGTGGCATCGTGTGTTAATACTGCAGGTAATCGGAGTTGCATTACCATTGACTATACTCGCAGTAAACTGTTTGTTCTCGCTGATTGAGATTTTCTGTTTATTCAGGATTTGGTGACACTACTATCAGTGAGGGTAAACAGAATTCTTCAGTTAATACTGAAGAAATTGTTGAATCTTTGGAAACTTCTGGTGTAAATAATTGTGGCCAAGGTAGCGGTGCCGAGACATTAAGCCCATCTGATCCCTATGTTGCCAAGGGTAAGAAGCTTTAaatctttgattatttttaattaactgatttgagaaatattaattattcattttatatatgtggatattttttccttcatttcaGAAAGGGGTGCTTTTAACGAAGGTGAAGGTATCAGGTCAGGTGCAATTGATGTCATGCATGATGGCTTGATACCATCGGTTTTGAAGGGACATGATACATGTGGTGCTGGAGAGACTACCAGCTCTAGTAACACTGTTAATGAAGTGAAATTTGTTGAAAACCAACAAGCAGACGCTTTGAATTTTAAAGAGCACCTTAAATTGGAAGACGTTAAGTCAGCTGATTCTTTTGAAGTCAGTAACCAGCTTCCCGATGATTCAAATTCTCTGTTTGATTTTGCATCTTTGGAACAAACTGCAAACAATGATCAGCTTCATCAAAAAGGCAATAGCAGGGTACATCCATCAGATGTTGGTGTATCACTAGAGGATTTAAGTTTGTTCTATCTTGATCCTCAGGGTGTAATTCAGGGACCATACATGGGGATTGACATCATTATGTGGTTTGAGCAAGGTTATTTTGGAACTGATTTACCTGTTCGATTGTCAGATGCCCCAGCTGGATCAGCTTTTCAAGAACTTGGTGAAATCATGCCACATCTGAAAGTTAAAACAGGGTCCTCCACATGCAATAATCTGGTTACAACTTCACAGCTATCTGGTACTGTTGTGGGCTGCTTGGAAGAGAGTGTAGCCTCTCCTGTTGCTGGACCTGATTATAATAGGTCTGCTGTTGTAAATAATCAGCTGTGGGTTTCAACTGGTCCAGATGCTACTTCAGTTATTGATTTTCAGTTAGTAGCACCTAATCCTGAACATCAATCTGAGCCCCGTCTTCCTGACAATCAAAACTTCCAAAATTCTGTTGCTCAAGATGAAGGTATGTTCCAATGCTTGGTTTTGctgttaatttttcttattgtatCTGTATGTGATGCCACTTCCATTGTCAATCATTTTTTGTTGCAGAAATTGTCTTTCCTGGGAGGCCTGGGAGCAGCAATGCTAATCATATGAAGAGATCTGGTGCTGATATTCACAGTTCATTTTCGAGTCCTGCAAGTCACCATTCCCTTGTTAATGAGTTTTCAGAAACTAGTCTGCCTAGACATCAGGAGGATGATAAGTTGCATCCTTTTGGTCTGTTGATGTCAGAGCTGAGAGACAGCTCTCATTTGAGACGTTCTCAATCATCCAATTTGGCTTCAAGAATAGGTGACCATGGTCAGTTCTTGGATTCTTTTGACAGAGATGCTAAAATTGTCAGCCAAAGCTCTTTCAGTTCAATGGCTGATCAACCTTCTCTTGGGGAGATGTGCTCTGATGATTATAGAAGGAATACAATTTCAAAATCCCACTCTCATCAAGGTTCTATAGATGCACACCTATTATTTCATGGGGGGCAAGAATTGAAGGGTTTTGACATGGCAGAGCACTTAATGTCACAAAATTTGCTGAAGGAACAACATCAACAGCAGAATTATTCGTCTCCTCATCCTTTGTCATGTACAAATGAGTTGGGGATAGATCAAATTCCTGGTTTTTCTCTTTCTCAGAGCAAGAATCTTCATCTACAGCAGTCTGCTCATCCAGTTTCAGACATGAAACAACTTTTGGAAATTAAGTTACAGCAACAGCGACATCTCGAGCTTCAACGACATGTTGAGCGTCAACACCAACGATATCTTGAGCTTCAACACCAGCGACATCTTGAGCTTCAACACCAGCGACAGCTTGAACTGCAACACCAGCGGCAGCTTGAGCTTCAACAAGAGCGGCAGCTCAAGTTGCTGCAACAACAGCGGCAACTTGAGCTTGAGCGACAGCGGCAGCTTGAGCTTGAGCAGCAGCGGCAGCTTGAGCTTGAGCAGCAGAGACAGCTTGAACTTCAACAACAGCATCGCTTGCGTCAGCAGCAGCAGTTTCGTTTCAACCAAATGAAGATGCTgcagcagcaacaacaacaacaacagttACTTTTGGAACAACTGTTTCCCCATCAGATGCCTGATCCTGGTTACGGACAGTTGAAGGTAGAAACTGTAAGAGATAACCTACTCAATCAAGCTCAGTTAAGGATGCAGCTTCTAAATGAACTCCAACAGGATTCTCATGCAAGGCACCCAGATCAGTCACTGGAGCAGATCATCCAAGCAAAGATTGGTCAGAGTGCACTCCGGGGACAGCCAGTTGATTTTTTGGATCTAAGATCACAAGCAAAGCATGCAAATATGCCTTCTTCAGAAGAGCAGCTTCATTTCCAGCAAGAACAATTGCGAGCACGTCAGTTATCTATTGCATTGAGGCAGCAGTCAGGGCTGGAAGGGGAAGGGCATATAACTGGCCCATGGTCGGTTGATGTGGCTGGTCAGTTTGCTAGGAGTTCTTCTGGTCATCACCCAATTCATTCGGCAGGTTTTAGTGCTTCAGATTTTTACCAGCAACAGCAGAGGCTTTCTTCAGATGAGGAGCAATTCAACCACCATAACTGGAATCATGCTGTACAGGAACGACATCAGAGAGGGTTGTTTGAGCCTAGCTCTATGGCATTGGATAGGTTATTGTCTGTTCCTCCTGCTCTCACTCCCGGAAGGAATTTGGATAATATAAACACTCAAGCCCAAGGTCTAGATTTTCCAGATCAGCATCTCTATATGCATTCAACTGGCCAGCTGAGTTCCTTTTCTTCTGGCATCCCATCACACTCCCAACAAATCTCTGATGAGTTATATGCTACTCATCCAGATATGAAAGAGAGCCACTTCTCTGGGAGCAATATGCTGCAGGAAAATAGCTGGATTGAGAAACAGATGCAACAGTTGAACCTTAAAGGTGATAGACAACGTAAAGATGCAGATGTTAATATGACTTCTGTGGATTCAAGTTTGTGGACATCCACTGGCGGTGATGGGGAAAACTCAGAGGGAGTTCTAATGGATCTTCTCCATCAAAACTCGGGTCTTCAATCTGTGCATTCCGCAGATGTAAATTACCAACATAATATATCGTCTACTAAAACCCAGGATACCTTCTGGCCAATTTCTGAGA from Mangifera indica cultivar Alphonso chromosome 8, CATAS_Mindica_2.1, whole genome shotgun sequence includes:
- the LOC123222499 gene encoding uncharacterized protein LOC123222499, which codes for MADGKLNLPDDFLSSKTLDQHRSVKDEAWGGTGEEKSLIGLLDESKDQVTSENSIPLSPQWLYAKPIDPKTLTAGGEMRAPNSLPQGNTTDTNLKDSWRLDGSQEKKDWRKAVPDIENSCRWREEERETGILGRRDRRKEDRRADATFSRDISETRALSSADRWHDPSNRTSGHESRRDTKWSSRWGPEDKEKDSRFEKRTEAEKEDTQIERQSFVSGNRTTSERDNDSRDKWRPRHRMEVHAGGPAAYRSAPGFGLERGRVESSNVRFAPGRGRSTINGSLQIGRPLSVSVIGSVTVDKLSGPSAVYCYPRAKLLDIYRKQKTLPNFDSLPDEMDNVSPITQFASIEPLAFVAPDAEEEATLGDIWKGRIRSSEVLQNSNRVKNVASCVNTAGFGDTTISEGKQNSSVNTEEIVESLETSGVNNCGQGSGAETLSPSDPYVAKERGAFNEGEGIRSGAIDVMHDGLIPSVLKGHDTCGAGETTSSSNTVNEVKFVENQQADALNFKEHLKLEDVKSADSFEVSNQLPDDSNSLFDFASLEQTANNDQLHQKGNSRVHPSDVGVSLEDLSLFYLDPQGVIQGPYMGIDIIMWFEQGYFGTDLPVRLSDAPAGSAFQELGEIMPHLKVKTGSSTCNNLVTTSQLSGTVVGCLEESVASPVAGPDYNRSAVVNNQLWVSTGPDATSVIDFQLVAPNPEHQSEPRLPDNQNFQNSVAQDEEIVFPGRPGSSNANHMKRSGADIHSSFSSPASHHSLVNEFSETSLPRHQEDDKLHPFGLLMSELRDSSHLRRSQSSNLASRIGDHGQFLDSFDRDAKIVSQSSFSSMADQPSLGEMCSDDYRRNTISKSHSHQGSIDAHLLFHGGQELKGFDMAEHLMSQNLLKEQHQQQNYSSPHPLSCTNELGIDQIPGFSLSQSKNLHLQQSAHPVSDMKQLLEIKLQQQRHLELQRHVERQHQRYLELQHQRHLELQHQRQLELQHQRQLELQQERQLKLLQQQRQLELERQRQLELEQQRQLELEQQRQLELQQQHRLRQQQQFRFNQMKMLQQQQQQQQLLLEQLFPHQMPDPGYGQLKVETVRDNLLNQAQLRMQLLNELQQDSHARHPDQSLEQIIQAKIGQSALRGQPVDFLDLRSQAKHANMPSSEEQLHFQQEQLRARQLSIALRQQSGLEGEGHITGPWSVDVAGQFARSSSGHHPIHSAGFSASDFYQQQQRLSSDEEQFNHHNWNHAVQERHQRGLFEPSSMALDRLLSVPPALTPGRNLDNINTQAQGLDFPDQHLYMHSTGQLSSFSSGIPSHSQQISDELYATHPDMKESHFSGSNMLQENSWIEKQMQQLNLKGDRQRKDADVNMTSVDSSLWTSTGGDGENSEGVLMDLLHQNSGLQSVHSADVNYQHNISSTKTQDTFWPISETQSSNLPFNLLTDQEVTGNSSFVEGPQNSNSSAPFKHSGNGERLILRSNSGVLLEQPFLSGSIEHSSSIGKSTLDKDFLELEGPKGKRHGSKGMSMLVSEMKNNLVEQAENSLDYVELPRNAHSRHSSLSSVGGNGGFYNYEIGLDKSHGEISNERLPPNLPKGLDNDLSKQQLLARASSPQDVLPESTSAAFVKQKSSITLTSDEGKRESVSNPVATQVPETQAPGKKDVRFRRTSSFSDAAVSETSFIDMLKKPVLPEADPLNAAAFESSDVGAPTGRSGKKKGKKGRQIDPALLGFKVSSNRIMMGEIQRLED